One window of the Diospyros lotus cultivar Yz01 chromosome 12, ASM1463336v1, whole genome shotgun sequence genome contains the following:
- the LOC127786952 gene encoding (+)-neomenthol dehydrogenase-like isoform X8 has product MAEATPAVPNKNRYAVVTGSNKGIGFEICRQLGFNGVLVVLTARDEKKGLAAVEKLKGCGLSDLVFFHQLDVVDPSSVASLVDFIKTKFGRLDILVNNAGIGGLIMDWEVLQSTMAKGGLDMPMLIQPETLIHDHGTGVMTQTYEMAEECLQTNYYGSKRMIEAFIPLLKLSVSPRIVNVSAGSGRLQNIPGEWVRTVLNDVESLTEERIDELINDEFLQDFKVGSLETRGWPVIFSAYTMSKAAMNAYTRILAKKNSGFRINCACPGYVKTDINGNTGHRSVEEGAECLVKLALLPDDGPTGLFFSMGEVSSFQ; this is encoded by the exons ATATGCAGTTGTTACAGGGTCAAATAAAGGAATAGGGTTTGAAATATGTAGGCAGTTGGGTTTTAATGGGGTCCTGGTGGTTTTAACAGCCAGAGACGAGAAGAAGGGACTTGCGGCTGTTGAGAAACTCAAAGGGTGTGGCCTTTCTGATCTTGTCTTCTTCCATCAGCTTGATGTGGTGGACCCATCTAGTGTTGCTTCCCTTGTTGATTTCATCAAGACCAAATTCGGAAGACTTGATATTTTG GTGAACAATGCTGGGATTGGGGGACTCATCATGGACTGGGAAGTTCTCCAGTCAACAATGGCTAAGGGAGGA CTTGATATGCCAATGTTGATTCAGCCTGAGACACTGATCCATGACCACGGGACCGGAGTGATGACTCAGACTTATGAGATGGCTGAAGAATGCTTGCAAACAAACTACTACGGTTCAAAGAGGATGATCGAAGCATTTATCCCCCTTCTGAAGCTATCTGTTTCGCCGAGGATCGTCAATGTTTCTGCTGGATCAGGTCGGTTACAG AACATACCAGGCGAGTGGGTTAGAACAGTGTTGAATGATGTGGAAAGCCTTACTGAAGAGAGGATAGACGAGCTGATAAATGATGAGTTCCTGCAAGATTTCAAAGTAGGATCACTGGAGACCAGAGGCTGGCCTGTCATCTTCTCGGCCTACACAATGTCCAAAGCTGCCATGAACGCCTACACGAGAATCCTCGCGAAGAAGAACTCGGGTTTTCGGATCAACTGCGCCTGCCCCGGTTACGTCAAAACCGACATTAACGGAAATACCGGCCATCGGAGTGTAGAAGAAGGTGCTGAATGTCTGGTGAAGCTCGCCCTCCTGCCTGATGATGGCCCTACTGGCCTTTTCTTCTCCATGGGTGAAGTCTCATCCTTTCAATGA
- the LOC127786952 gene encoding (+)-neomenthol dehydrogenase-like isoform X4 codes for MAEATPAVPNKNRYAVVTGSNKGIGFEICRQLGFNGVLVVLTARDEKKGLAAVEKLKGCGLSDLVFFHQLDVVDPSSVASLVDFIKTKFGRLDILVNNAGIGGLIMDWEVLQSTMAKGGLNWMKLDMPMLIQPETLIHDHGTGVMTQTYEMAEECLQTNYYGSKRMIEAFIPLLKLSVSPRIVNVSAGSGRLQNIPGEWVRTVLNDVESLTEERIDELINDEFLQDFKVGSLETRGWPVIFSAYTMSKAAMNAYTRILAKKNSGFRINCACPGYVKTDINGNTGHRSVEEGAECLVKLALLPDDGPTGLFFSMGEVSSFQ; via the exons ATGGCGGAGGCAACACCAGCAGTCCCAAACAAGAACAG ATATGCAGTTGTTACAGGGTCAAATAAAGGAATAGGGTTTGAAATATGTAGGCAGTTGGGTTTTAATGGGGTCCTGGTGGTTTTAACAGCCAGAGACGAGAAGAAGGGACTTGCGGCTGTTGAGAAACTCAAAGGGTGTGGCCTTTCTGATCTTGTCTTCTTCCATCAGCTTGATGTGGTGGACCCATCTAGTGTTGCTTCCCTTGTTGATTTCATCAAGACCAAATTCGGAAGACTTGATATTTTG GTGAACAATGCTGGGATTGGGGGACTCATCATGGACTGGGAAGTTCTCCAGTCAACAATGGCTAAGGGAGGA CTTAACTGGATGAAGCTTGATATGCCAATGTTGATTCAGCCTGAGACACTGATCCATGACCACGGGACCGGAGTGATGACTCAGACTTATGAGATGGCTGAAGAATGCTTGCAAACAAACTACTACGGTTCAAAGAGGATGATCGAAGCATTTATCCCCCTTCTGAAGCTATCTGTTTCGCCGAGGATCGTCAATGTTTCTGCTGGATCAGGTCGGTTACAG AACATACCAGGCGAGTGGGTTAGAACAGTGTTGAATGATGTGGAAAGCCTTACTGAAGAGAGGATAGACGAGCTGATAAATGATGAGTTCCTGCAAGATTTCAAAGTAGGATCACTGGAGACCAGAGGCTGGCCTGTCATCTTCTCGGCCTACACAATGTCCAAAGCTGCCATGAACGCCTACACGAGAATCCTCGCGAAGAAGAACTCGGGTTTTCGGATCAACTGCGCCTGCCCCGGTTACGTCAAAACCGACATTAACGGAAATACCGGCCATCGGAGTGTAGAAGAAGGTGCTGAATGTCTGGTGAAGCTCGCCCTCCTGCCTGATGATGGCCCTACTGGCCTTTTCTTCTCCATGGGTGAAGTCTCATCCTTTCAATGA
- the LOC127787647 gene encoding (+)-neomenthol dehydrogenase-like yields the protein MICCLRQEVWEFLSNAETLTEDRVDEVLNVFMKDFKEGLLEAKSWPTYLSAAYALSKASLNAYTRVLAKKHPDLMINCVNPGYVKTNGIGVLTVEEGAQSLVRLGLRPGGGPSGLYFFRMEASDF from the exons ATGATATGTTGCCTGCGGCAGGAGGTGTGGGAGT TTCTAAGCAATGCTGAAACACTTACTGAAGACAGAGTGGATGAGGTGTTGAATGTGTTCATGAAAGATTTCAAAGAGGGTTTGCTGGAAGCCAAGAGCTGGCCAACCTATCTTTCTGCTGCATACGCATTATCAAAAGCTTCCCTAAATGCCTACACAAGGGTCCTGGCCAAGAAGCATCCAGACTTGATGATTAACTGTGTCAACCCTGGCTATGTGAAAACAAATGGTATTGGTGTCTTAACTGTGGAAGAAGGTGCCCAAAGTCTGGTGAGATTAGGCCTCCGCCCTGGGGGTGGCCCTTCTGGcttgtatttttttagaatGGAAGCATCAGATTTCtga
- the LOC127786952 gene encoding (+)-neomenthol dehydrogenase-like isoform X6 has protein sequence MVEATPAVPNKNRYAVVTGSNKGIGFEICRQLGFNGVLVVLTARDEKKGLAAVEKLKGCGLSDLVFFHQLDVVDPSSVASLVDFIKTKFGRLDILVNNAGIGGLIMDWEVLQSTMAKGGLNWMKLDMPMLIQPETLIHDHGTGVMTQTYEMAEECLQTNYYGSKRMIEAFIPLLKLSVSPRIVNVSAGSGRLQNIPGEWVRTVLNDVESLTEERIDELINDEFLQDFKVGSLETRGWPVIFSAYTMSKAAMNAYTRILAKKNSGFRINCACPGYVKTDINGNTGHRSVEEGAECLVKLALLPDDGPTGLFFSMGEVSSFQ, from the exons ATATGCAGTTGTTACAGGGTCAAATAAAGGAATAGGGTTTGAAATATGTAGGCAGTTGGGTTTTAATGGGGTCCTGGTGGTTTTAACAGCCAGAGACGAGAAGAAGGGACTTGCGGCTGTTGAGAAACTCAAAGGGTGTGGCCTTTCTGATCTTGTCTTCTTCCATCAGCTTGATGTGGTGGACCCATCTAGTGTTGCTTCCCTTGTTGATTTCATCAAGACCAAATTCGGAAGACTTGATATTTTG GTGAACAATGCTGGGATTGGGGGACTCATCATGGACTGGGAAGTTCTCCAGTCAACAATGGCTAAGGGAGGA CTTAACTGGATGAAGCTTGATATGCCAATGTTGATTCAGCCTGAGACACTGATCCATGACCACGGGACCGGAGTGATGACTCAGACTTATGAGATGGCTGAAGAATGCTTGCAAACAAACTACTACGGTTCAAAGAGGATGATCGAAGCATTTATCCCCCTTCTGAAGCTATCTGTTTCGCCGAGGATCGTCAATGTTTCTGCTGGATCAGGTCGGTTACAG AACATACCAGGCGAGTGGGTTAGAACAGTGTTGAATGATGTGGAAAGCCTTACTGAAGAGAGGATAGACGAGCTGATAAATGATGAGTTCCTGCAAGATTTCAAAGTAGGATCACTGGAGACCAGAGGCTGGCCTGTCATCTTCTCGGCCTACACAATGTCCAAAGCTGCCATGAACGCCTACACGAGAATCCTCGCGAAGAAGAACTCGGGTTTTCGGATCAACTGCGCCTGCCCCGGTTACGTCAAAACCGACATTAACGGAAATACCGGCCATCGGAGTGTAGAAGAAGGTGCTGAATGTCTGGTGAAGCTCGCCCTCCTGCCTGATGATGGCCCTACTGGCCTTTTCTTCTCCATGGGTGAAGTCTCATCCTTTCAATGA
- the LOC127786952 gene encoding (+)-neomenthol dehydrogenase-like isoform X10: MAEATPAVPNKNRYAVVTGSNKGIGFEICRQLGFNGVLVVLTARDEKKGLAAVEKLKGCGLSDLVFFHQLDVVDPSSVASLVDFIKTKFGRLDILVNNAGIGGLIMDWEVLQSTMAKGGPETLIHDHGTGVMTQTYEMAEECLQTNYYGSKRMIEAFIPLLKLSVSPRIVNVSAGSGRLQNIPGEWVRTVLNDVESLTEERIDELINDEFLQDFKVGSLETRGWPVIFSAYTMSKAAMNAYTRILAKKNSGFRINCACPGYVKTDINGNTGHRSVEEGAECLVKLALLPDDGPTGLFFSMGEVSSFQ; this comes from the exons ATATGCAGTTGTTACAGGGTCAAATAAAGGAATAGGGTTTGAAATATGTAGGCAGTTGGGTTTTAATGGGGTCCTGGTGGTTTTAACAGCCAGAGACGAGAAGAAGGGACTTGCGGCTGTTGAGAAACTCAAAGGGTGTGGCCTTTCTGATCTTGTCTTCTTCCATCAGCTTGATGTGGTGGACCCATCTAGTGTTGCTTCCCTTGTTGATTTCATCAAGACCAAATTCGGAAGACTTGATATTTTG GTGAACAATGCTGGGATTGGGGGACTCATCATGGACTGGGAAGTTCTCCAGTCAACAATGGCTAAGGGAGGA CCTGAGACACTGATCCATGACCACGGGACCGGAGTGATGACTCAGACTTATGAGATGGCTGAAGAATGCTTGCAAACAAACTACTACGGTTCAAAGAGGATGATCGAAGCATTTATCCCCCTTCTGAAGCTATCTGTTTCGCCGAGGATCGTCAATGTTTCTGCTGGATCAGGTCGGTTACAG AACATACCAGGCGAGTGGGTTAGAACAGTGTTGAATGATGTGGAAAGCCTTACTGAAGAGAGGATAGACGAGCTGATAAATGATGAGTTCCTGCAAGATTTCAAAGTAGGATCACTGGAGACCAGAGGCTGGCCTGTCATCTTCTCGGCCTACACAATGTCCAAAGCTGCCATGAACGCCTACACGAGAATCCTCGCGAAGAAGAACTCGGGTTTTCGGATCAACTGCGCCTGCCCCGGTTACGTCAAAACCGACATTAACGGAAATACCGGCCATCGGAGTGTAGAAGAAGGTGCTGAATGTCTGGTGAAGCTCGCCCTCCTGCCTGATGATGGCCCTACTGGCCTTTTCTTCTCCATGGGTGAAGTCTCATCCTTTCAATGA
- the LOC127787648 gene encoding (+)-neomenthol dehydrogenase-like, whose translation MAEATPAVPNKNRYAVVTGSNKGIGFEICRQLACNGVLVVLTARDEKKGLEAVEKLKGCGLSDLVFFHQLDVVDPSSVASLVDFIKTKFGRLDILVAFTNQCLIPSQLFFYFTVIILCNLSLSSVQNLWVASQDWVKNFWLVS comes from the exons ATGGCAGAGGCAACACCAGCCGTCCCAAACAAGAACAG ATATGCAGTTGTTACAGGGTCAAACAAAGGAATAGGGTTTGAAATATGTAGGCAGTTGGCTTGTAATGGGGTCCTGGTGGTTTTAACAGCCAGAGACGAGAAGAAGGGACTTGAGGCTGTTGAGAAACTCAAAGGGTGTGGCCTTTCTGATCTTGTCTTCTTCCATCAGCTTGATGTGGTGGACCCGTCTAGTGTTGCTTCCCTTGTTGATTTCATCAAGACCAAATTTGGAAGACTTGATATTTTGGTAGCATTCACTAATCAATGCTTAATTCCTTCTCAGTTGTTCTTCTACTTTACTGTTATTATTCTGTGCAATCTTAGCTTGTCTTCTGTTCAAAATCTGTGGGTAGCTTCCCAGGATTGGGTCAAGAACTTCTGGCTTGTCTCTTGA
- the LOC127786952 gene encoding (+)-neomenthol dehydrogenase-like isoform X5, which yields MAEATPAVPNKNRYAVVTGSNKGIGFEICRQLGFNGVLVVLTARDEKKGLAAVEKLKGCGLSDLVFFHQLDVVDPSSVASLVDFIKTKFGRLDILVNNAGIGGLIMDWEVLQSTMAKGGLNWMKLDMPMLIQPETLIHDHGTGVMTQTYEMAEECLQTNYYGSKRMIEAFIPLLKLSVSPRIVNVSAGSGRLQNIPGEWVRTVLNDVESLTEERIDELINDEFLQDFKVGSLETRGWPVIFSAYTMSKAAMNAYTRILAKKNSGFRINCACPGYVKTDINGNTGHRSVEEGAECLVKLALLPDDGPTGLFFSMGEVSSFQ from the exons ATATGCAGTTGTTACAGGGTCAAATAAAGGAATAGGGTTTGAAATATGTAGGCAGTTGGGTTTTAATGGGGTCCTGGTGGTTTTAACAGCCAGAGACGAGAAGAAGGGACTTGCGGCTGTTGAGAAACTCAAAGGGTGTGGCCTTTCTGATCTTGTCTTCTTCCATCAGCTTGATGTGGTGGACCCATCTAGTGTTGCTTCCCTTGTTGATTTCATCAAGACCAAATTCGGAAGACTTGATATTTTG GTGAACAATGCTGGGATTGGGGGACTCATCATGGACTGGGAAGTTCTCCAGTCAACAATGGCTAAGGGAGGA CTTAACTGGATGAAGCTTGATATGCCAATGTTGATTCAGCCTGAGACACTGATCCATGACCACGGGACCGGAGTGATGACTCAGACTTATGAGATGGCTGAAGAATGCTTGCAAACAAACTACTACGGTTCAAAGAGGATGATCGAAGCATTTATCCCCCTTCTGAAGCTATCTGTTTCGCCGAGGATCGTCAATGTTTCTGCTGGATCAGGTCGGTTACAG AACATACCAGGCGAGTGGGTTAGAACAGTGTTGAATGATGTGGAAAGCCTTACTGAAGAGAGGATAGACGAGCTGATAAATGATGAGTTCCTGCAAGATTTCAAAGTAGGATCACTGGAGACCAGAGGCTGGCCTGTCATCTTCTCGGCCTACACAATGTCCAAAGCTGCCATGAACGCCTACACGAGAATCCTCGCGAAGAAGAACTCGGGTTTTCGGATCAACTGCGCCTGCCCCGGTTACGTCAAAACCGACATTAACGGAAATACCGGCCATCGGAGTGTAGAAGAAGGTGCTGAATGTCTGGTGAAGCTCGCCCTCCTGCCTGATGATGGCCCTACTGGCCTTTTCTTCTCCATGGGTGAAGTCTCATCCTTTCAATGA